A window of Papilio machaon chromosome 1, ilPapMach1.1, whole genome shotgun sequence contains these coding sequences:
- the LOC106713839 gene encoding uncharacterized protein LOC106713839, whose amino-acid sequence MDDIPGLCDQDISKETGLATMEDGRQECLSGVRDEKSSDSDANSEDLSSNDEQININSNSQFYESSDSKLDYAVKIDDNDTLSDIDDIKTDTASADSEDSALGSLPPDSGPNDDDDAQDRSDGSDCGLGPDTSDNSEQPNFALALPCSSGLNSSQINNSNAENSDVNDSSSSFNHQFSDEKSFKSNIKRKFEQTDNVEGPKTKRAKQGIHFDSVTVFYFPRAQGFSCVPSQGGSTLGMEWEHTHMQKFTLSEHALEQRRLHRQILQQIKNERHNMQGVTVSSSEDSDTEEETSDISESELDLDSYYFLQPVPTRQRRALLRAAGVRKIEGFEKDECRDIRTSREFCGCACKGTCNPETCSCSLAGIKCQVDRLNFPCGCTREGCCNTTGRIEFNPLRVRTHFINTLMRIGLEKKNEENQEAAKRQWAEAYNASSSTCLNTTYERERCLSQEDGLVRDVNLTPRVEVESCVNSGSFNNVHCDINTTNKEDATYSYRNNVGGHLCVNDNAVRHFEDKSNDHHHTPYTSSMLQGKGPPYSTSSTLAFNTMSNMQNFPCDLNYVYEQHAESHHFKNLTSFSASSFEEFAHSSQISMYNHYGHLYMPDYMHKPSPIMSGHSSMPYHVMAQNHYDAYKNNSECVNVDNKNGSHYTTLMTYQNSNRLQPVENDENWFSHNTLMSLDNCDHITQDSVNAQLTPTEATTETDTAEPTENFGELIKKTMVESVTV is encoded by the coding sequence ATGGACGACATTCCTGGCCTATGTGATCAAGACATCAGCAAAGAGACAGGTCTGGCTACAATGGAAGATGGCAGACAGGAATGTTTGTCAGGTGTGAGAGATGAGAAGAGTAGTGACAGTGATGCTAACAGTGAGGACCTCAGTTCTAATGATGAACAAATCAATATCAATAGCAACTCTCAGTTCTATGAGAGCAGTGATAGTAAATTAGATTATGCTGTAAAAATAGATGACAATGATACTTTAAGTGATATAGATGATATTAAAACTGATACTGCCTCTGCTGACAGTGAAGACTCAGCCCTTGGGAGCTTGCCACCAGACAGTGGCcctaatgatgatgatgatgcacAAGACAGATCAGATGGTAGTGACTGTGGACTAGGACCAGACACAAGTGACAATTCTGAACAGCCCAACTTCGCTTTAGCACTGCCATGCAGTAGTGGCTTGAATTCAAGTCAGATCAATAATTCTAATGCTGAAAATTCTGATGTTAATGATTCTTCAAGTAGTTTTAACCATCAGTTTTCTGATGAAAAATCTTTCAAAAGTAATATCAAGCGCAAATTTGAGCAAACAGATAATGTTGAAGGCCCAAAAACAAAAAGAGCAAAACAGGGTATACATTTTGACAGTgttactgtattttatttcccAAGAGCTCAAGGTTTTTCATGTGTCCCATCACAAGGCGGGTCCACTCTGGGTATGGAATGGGAACACACTCATATGCAAAAGTTTACATTATCAGAACATGCTTTGGAACAAAGAAGGTTACATAGACAAATTTTgcaacagattaaaaatgaacGTCACAATATGCAGGGGGTAACTGTATCATCAAGTGAGGATAGTGACACAGAGGAAGAGACAAGTGATATTTCTGAATCTGAGTTGGATCTTGATAGTTACTACTTCTTGCAACCTGTGCCTACTCGTCAAAGAAGAGCACTCTTACGTGCAGCAGGAGTTCGAAAAATTGAAGGCTTTGAAAAAGATGAATGCAGAGATATAAGAACATCCCGCGAGTTCTGCGGTTGTGCTTGCAAAGGCACATGCAATCCAGAAACCTGTTCTTGTAGTTTAGCTGGTATAAAATGTCAAGTTGACAGATTGAACTTCCCCTGTGGTTGCACAAGAGAAGGCTGCTGTAACACCACAGGCAGAATTGAATTCAATCCCCTTAGAGTAAGAACTCATTTCATTAACACCCTAATGAGGATAGGccttgaaaagaaaaatgaagaaaatcaAGAAGCTGCTAAACGGCAATGGGCAGAGGCTTATAATGCGAGTAGCTCTACTTGCCTGAACACAACTTATGAGAGGGAACGATGTCTAAGTCAAGAAGATGGCTTAGTGCGTGATGTGAACTTGACTCCCAGGGTAGAAGTAGAGTCATGTGTCAATTCAGGTAGTTTCAATAATGTCCACTGCGATATCAACACAACCAATAAAGAAGATGCCACATATAGTTACAGGAACAATGTAGGAGGCCATCTTTGTGTCAACGATAATGCTGTTAGACATTTTGAGGATAAAAGCAATGACCATCACCACACTCCTTACACATCCAGCATGCTGCAGGGCAAAGGCCCACCTTACTCTACCTCTAGTACATTGGCTTTCAATACAATGTCAAACATGCAAAACTTTCCATGTGATCTCAACTATGTTTATGAGCAGCATGCAGAGAGTCatcattttaaaaaccttACCAGTTTTTCTGCATCTAGTTTTGAAGAATTTGCACATTCGTCACAAATATCCATGTACAATCATTATGGTCATCTATACATGCCTGACTACATGCACAAACCAAGTCCAATCATGTCTGGCCACAGTTCTATGCCATACCATGTCATGGCACAGAATCATTATGatgcttataaaaataactctgAATGTGTAAATGTGGATAATAAAAACGGGTCTCATTATACAACTTTAATGACATATCAGAATAGCAATAGACTGCAGCCAGTTGAGAATGATGAAAATTGGTTCAGTCACAATACATTAATGAGTTTAGATAATTGTGACCACATCACACAGGACAGTGTAAACGCTCAACTAACTCCTACTGAGGCTACCACAGAGACTGACACTGCGGAGCCTACGGAAAATTTTGGtgaacttataaaaaaaactatggtAGAATCTGTTACAGTGTAG